In the Quercus lobata isolate SW786 chromosome 5, ValleyOak3.0 Primary Assembly, whole genome shotgun sequence genome, one interval contains:
- the LOC115991838 gene encoding tyrosine/DOPA decarboxylase 2-like yields the protein MGSLNSDNVTSHTSSSNISPLDPEEFRRQGHMIIDFLADYYRDVEKYPVLSQVEPGYLQKRLPKSTPHNPEPIETILQDVQEHIVPGLTHWQSPNFFAYFQCTSSIAGFLGEMLSTGFNVVGFSWIASPAATELETIVMDWLGEILNLPKSFLFSGNGGGVIQGTTCEAVLCTLVAARDQMLSQIGRENLVKLVVYASDQTHSAFQKAAQIAGIHPTNFRAMKTSKSTSYALSPDSLRAQICEDVEAGLVPLFLCATVGTTSTAAIDPLESLCAVAKDYGMWVHVDAAYAGSACICPEFRHFIDGVEGANSFSLNAHKWFLTSLDCCCLWVKDPSALIKSLSTNPEFLRNKASDSKQVVDYKDWQITLSRRFRSMKLWFVLRSYGVANLRSFMRNHVKMAKLFEGLVAMDKRFEIVVPTNFAMVCFRILPSALSETVYKNGKLEMVSEEHANEANRKLLESINMSGCVFMTHAVVEGVYVIRFAVGATLVEERHVITAWKVVQEHANVILSTYKPRALLV from the coding sequence atggGTAGCCTCAATTCTGACAATGTAACCAGCCACACTTCTTCCTCTAACATTAGCCCTTTGGACCCTGAGGAGTTCAGGCGACAAGGCCATATGATCATAGATTTCTTAGCTGATTATTATCGCGATGTAGAGAAATACCCGGTTCTAAGCCAAGTCGAACCGGGATATCTCCAAAAACGCTTGCCAAAGTCCACCCCACATAATCCAGAACCCATTGAAACCATTCTCCAAGACGTACAGGAGCACATTGTTCCTGGTTTAACACATTGGCAAAGCCCCAACTTCTTTGCTTACTTCCAATGCACTAGTAGCATTGCAGGGTTTCTAGGCGAGATGCTTAGCACCGGCTTCAATGTGGTCGGATTCAGTTGGATTGCATCACCAGCAGCTACTGAACTAGAGACAATAGTCATGGATTGGCTTGGAGAGATACTTAATCTACCCAAGTCTTTCCTTTTCTCTGGCAATGGTGGGGGTGTGATACAAGGTACTACTTGTGAGGCCGTTTTGTGCACACTCGTTGCTGCAAGGGATCAAATGCTTAGCCAAATTGGGAGAGAGAACCTGGTGAAGTTGGTAGTTTATGCTTCTGACCAAACACATAGTGCATTCCAAAAAGCAGCACAAATAGCAGGGATCCATCCAACGAATTTCAGAGCCATGAAGACTTCTAAGTCAACGTCATATGCACTATCACCAGACTCACTACGAGCCCAAATTTGCGAAGATGTGGAAGCAGGCCTAGTCCCATTGTTTTTATGTGCCACTGTGGGAACAACTTCAACGGCTGCCATTGATCCACTAGAATCGTTATGTGCAGTGGCAAAAGATTATGGAATGTGGGTTCATGTTGATGCTGCTTATGCCGGAAGCGCCTGTATTTGTCCTGAGTTTCGGCACTTCATCGATGGTGTTGAGGGTGCGAACTCATTTAGTCTCAATGCACACAAGTGGTTCTTAACCTCTTTGGATTGTTGCTGCCTTTGGGTAAAAGATCCTAGCGCCTTGATAAAGTCACTCTCAACCAACCCTGAGTTCTTGAGGAATAAAGCCTCGGATTCAAAGCAAGTGGTGGACTATAAAGACTGGCAGATAACCCTAAGCCGAAGATTTCGTTCCATGAAATTATGGTTTGTGCTTAGAAGCTATGGTGTAGCTAACCTTAGGAGCTTCATGAGAAACCATGTGAAAATGGCCAAACTTTTTGAAGGGCTTGTAGCTATGGATAAAAGGTTTGAAATTGTGGTCCCTACAAATTttgccatggtttgtttcaggATTTTGCCATCGGCACTGAGTGAGACAGTATACAAAAATGGTAAGCTTGAAATGGTAAGCGAGGAACACGCGAATGAGGCAAACCGCAAATTGTTGGAGTCCATTAACATGTCAGGCTGTGTCTTCATGACTCATGCTGTGGTCGAGGGAGTATACGTGATACGATTTGCCGTTGGTGCAACTCTAGTTGAGGAACGACACGTTATCACGGCTTGGAAAGTGGTGCAGGAGCATGCAAATGTCATACTAAGCACTTATAAACCACGAGCTCTTCTTGTGTAA